The nucleotide sequence CCTTGGGGAAGAGTGTCGCACAGAGAGATGTGTTTTGTGGAGGGACACTAACGACATCAAAGGATAGAGTGTCTCTTAAGGAAGTGTTTGCTTGAGATTTCTGAGCCAGCCAGACCGCTGGAACAGAATCACCTTTTGGCCTCACAGCATAGACCACGGATGGAGAGCCAGCTTGGTTGGCAAGTGTTCAAGTCTGGCTTTGTCTATATCAGAAACTCGGCAACTCCAGCCTAACCTTGGCTGACCCGGAAGTGCAAGAATAAAATATAACTCGAACACGGGGCATCTTCAGATACAGCACAGCAAGGGCTGCTGGCTTCCCAGGGGCCCACGGCTATGAttggcactctggaggcaggactTCAAACATGCCCTCAGCCAATCAGCACGCCTGTGACTCCAGGCTCTGATGCCCACTGAAGGAAGAGCTACTCTGGGAGCAGGGAGAGGATTGGTCAGGTGACGACGGctaagcaggggggggggggggagggggaatggccTGGGCCTTGGCTcagggggaaagggaaaggctGTCCAGCCGTCCCAAGTTCAGGTGGGAAGGAGGCCAGAGTTCAGCAGGGAGACGAGGACATCTGGTCGTAGTCTGGGCACTTGAGCAAAGCCTGGTAGTTGCTGTTCATCTGTAAGGAGGCATCGCTGGAGATGTCTGAGGAGCTGCGGCCCCGGATCCAGGCGTCCGGATGTAGAAACTGACCAGAGTAATCGGAACAGTTGCTTAGGCGTGGCCGGTAGAAGCCCGGGTGAGGTCGATACATGTCCTCGGCAGTATACCTCTTCATGAACAGGTACACAGACATTACCCCAGCACTCTACagtgaaagagaagcagagggagagctCAGTgatggggcgg is from Microtus pennsylvanicus isolate mMicPen1 chromosome 1, mMicPen1.hap1, whole genome shotgun sequence and encodes:
- the LOC142833378 gene encoding voltage-dependent calcium channel gamma-5 subunit-like — its product is MTGHANNFDAQLTKGEVRESNPQDIPQGCNRSTGLSLVVGLVLYISSINDEMLNRTKDAETYFSYKYGWSFAFAAISFLLTESAGVMSVYLFMKRYTAEDMYRPHPGFYRPRLSNCSDYSGQFLHPDAWIRGRSSSDISSDASLQMNSNYQALLKCPDYDQMSSSPC